ATGTAGTATCAATCATGGGATGATCACTATTGCCGTTCCATTGTTTCATTTTGTGTAACATGGTCGGTGCACCTGCATCTGCAATCAACACAGTATTTGTGTAGTAGTTTGTACTAGTGTGAAGGATGTACTTTTACTAGCAGTCCCTGCAGAGTATCTGTGCAGAATATCTACGTATCTATTTCATCTACAGCCTCTATCGTCTGGAGTCTGGCTATGTAATCTAAACAGAAGCTCAAAAACGAAGGGAATGAGAAACAAGAGCCCCTGATAAATTGATGAATGTGGGCCGACGGGAATATCTGATTCTAGCCAACAGAGTactgtgtactccgtatagtACCTAGCGGGTCAGGTTTGGAATTCCGCCACACACAGAGTATCGCTTGTTTCTCCGTTCAAGACAAGAACCGGGTAAAATGAGAGTGATGACGGTGGCATCCTAGGTTATCATCAACAATAATGGTCGGGACGAAGGTTCTTGATTGTGCCATTGGATTGTCTCGAAATCATGCTCATGTCTGGGACTGCTCTCTGTAGTTTTCTGTTGAATGGTAAGCTCCGGAAGAGTAATTGATAACGACATCTTAGTTTCTCCTTTTAGTTTTTAGACCCCCGACAACCGAAAAGAGACCCAGTCTCCCAGACCTAGGTAAGAAAATCTTAGGCACTTTTGTCGGAGTCATCCCAGTGGAGTTCGACTGCCGATTTTTAGGGTCGTGGACCGGACTGAGACTTGAGGCGCAATTTTGCGATGGTCTTTGCcccccctccttctcttcaggTCTTCTGGTCCCATGGATcaatctttctttctccGCAGTCCAGACCTGCTTCAGTTAACTTATCTGAACTCTCGTATCTTGCGTTGCCCCTCCTGCCTCGTCCCCTTCTGCGACGCTTGATACTTTGTTCGTTTCTACTGTCCCGGACCACCTCTTGTTACAATGGTATAATCACTTCGTTCAACTCTCCCTCCTACAGTATATTTCGAAGGGGGACGGAAAGCATATGGCTCATTGCAGAATTTCCTCATTTTTCGACTGGTGAAGAAATAGAGCTTCCAGATCGGAAATATGGACTTCACCCCCCTGGCCTCCGGGTCCGACCTTCATTCCGCCCTGAGTTCGACTGCTCCTACATGGGCAGGCACTTCGACATCCTCCCTCTCGTCCATTAACGACTACACCTCCTTCCCCCTCATCCGCCAAGGTGACCGCACCTATCTTAGGGACCCCGAAAATCTATACCCTTTACCATGCGACCTGCCGGAAATTCACCGCCAGACGCTGCGCTCCCTTATGCTCATTCGTGTCTTTGGAGGCCCCTTTTGTACGCCATCGCTAAACGAGCAGCCTCCCAAAAGGGTTCTCGAGATCGCATGCGGGTCGGGGTTATGGTCCAGTATGTGTCATGATTATTTCAGCCGTCGCGGCCATCGCAACATCGCCTTTCATGGCATCGATCTCGTCTCAGTGGCCCCCGATTTGCGCAAGAAAGGTGTGAACTGGCATTTCAGGCGGCATGACCTACGCAAGCCTCGCCTGCCTTACCCGGACGATTACTTTGACTTCGTGTTCATCAAAGACGCGGGAATGTGTCCGTCTAGTCCAGCACAGCAGGCGTCTGGTCTCAGTGAACCACTGCGTGTTCTCAAGTCTGGAGGAATTCTGGAAGTATGGGATTCTGACTGGGTATTTCGGTCACTACTTCCGAATCCGGCCCCAGCTCGCAAGTTAGCTTCAAGAGAGCAGGAAGTCGCGGACACCACCGCGACGTATACCTTTTCACCAGCCACACCCTTCACCGGAGCTCAGAACAAGTTTCTCCAGGATTATAATTCGTGGGTTGAGAAAGCCTTTGATCGCCGAAAACTCACTGCTATACCGTGCGCCACCATTGGGTTGTCTTTCAATGCTGAAGTCGACATCCTTGAAAAGGTGGACAGTCGTCGCATCGCCATTCCATTGGGTGAATTAAGATGGGAACGTGAAGGAGGTCGCCCACGCAAGCAATTGACCGCGGAACAGATGTCAATTCGACGAACTGCACTTCTGACTGTTATTCAGATGATCGAAGGCATGGAGCCAATACTCATGGAAGCCAGCGGGAAAAGTAGGGACGAGTGGGACAGGTGGTGGACCGCCATGATAAACGACTTGTTTCAGAAAGGAGGTCTCGCGAGTGGAGAGTGTCTAGAAGTGAGTGCTTGGTGGGGTCGAAAAAGGTAGACCCTGCTTGATCAAAACTTCCGGTGGAGTCATAAAGATAAAGAGCCTTCGGTGTTTTTCGATGCCAAAAATGTCCATCGACAATTGCTCACGATCCTAATTGGTGATACCCCCAAGTTTATTTTGTATTTTCATTTTGTATATTTTCAAACCTTCACCCAAAGTTTCAGGCAGCGCCACTGAATTTATTTATTTTCATACCGCTGTTTCAGCGTGCGGTACCGTTTCAGATAATACCTGGTTtgttcatcagcatcatgtcTTGAGGTTGGCTGTGCGGATGCATGATGTGAGCGATCTCCTCATGATAAACGGTGCTTTTGCAGCTGCTATTCTAGAATATGTGTGATAATTAC
The Aspergillus fumigatus Af293 chromosome 4, whole genome shotgun sequence DNA segment above includes these coding regions:
- a CDS encoding class I SAM-dependent methyltransferase, with amino-acid sequence MDFTPLASGSDLHSALSSTAPTWAGTSTSSLSSINDYTSFPLIRQGDRTYLRDPENLYPLPCDLPEIHRQTLRSLMLIRVFGGPFCTPSLNEQPPKRVLEIACGSGLWSSMCHDYFSRRGHRNIAFHGIDLVSVAPDLRKKGVNWHFRRHDLRKPRLPYPDDYFDFVFIKDAGMCPSSPAQQASGLSEPLRVLKSGGILEVWDSDWVFRSLLPNPAPARKLASREQEVADTTATYTFSPATPFTGAQNKFLQDYNSWVEKAFDRRKLTAIPCATIGLSFNAEVDILEKVDSRRIAIPLGELRWEREGGRPRKQLTAEQMSIRRTALLTVIQMIEGMEPILMEASGKSRDEWDRWWTAMINDLFQKGGLASGECLEVSAWWGRKR